In Bacillus pumilus, the sequence CGAAAAGCCGTTAGCCTCCCATCGAAAAGAAGCTGAACAGATGATTGCCGCAGCGAAAAAACATCAAGTTTGTTTAATGGAAGCAATGAAAACAACATTTCTACCAAATTTTCTTCAAATCAAACAGCACCTGGATCAACTAGGTCCTATTCGGCAAGTGGTCGCCCATTACTGTAAATATTCCTCAAGATACGACGCCTACCGAGACGGTGAGATTCCAAACGCCTTTAAGCCGGAATTATCTAATGGCTCTTTAATGGATATCGGTGTGTATCTCGTCTTTCCAGCCATTTATTTATTTGGCCTGCCAAATCAAATCACAGCGAGAGGCTATAAGCTTTCTTCTGGGGTGGATGGGAGCGGCTCATTACTTTTACAGTATGACGGGCATCAAGCACTTCTTTTTCATTCAAAAATCTCAACGTCCCACTTATCTGCTGAAATTCAAGGAGAAGATGCCACAATGGTCATTGATCAATTCCACCGTCCTTCTCGTATCACGATCCATGATCGTCATGGACATCAAACCGACATCTCTCTCAAAGATGATCAGCCAGCCATGTATTATGAAATTGATCATTTTATTGAGTGTATTCAGCAAGGAAAGGGACAGTCTCCGGTCAATGCATTTGCCTTATCTGTTCAAACCATATCCGTCATGGACGAAGCGAGAAGGCAAATGGGCATTACGTATCCTGCCGACAGACACACTTAATGGGGCATGAGATGATGAACAAAGGGCGACAATGATGTTTATTTTCGCCCTTTGTTTTTCGTTCAGTGTGAAGACAATTATTTTGCCGCTAATACATCCGCAAATGCTTTCACATATGGCGGAAGATCCGGTGGACGTCTGCTTGAAACGAGATGTTCATCTGTGACAACTGCTTCATCAAACCAGTCCGCACCAGCATTCGTCATATCATCTTTAATACCAGGTGTACTTGTCACTTTTTTGCCTTGCAGGATTCCGGCTGAAATCAGCACCCAGCCAGCATGGCAAATTTGTCCGATTGGTTTGCCTTTCGCATCAAACGTACGGACAATATCTAATACTTCTGGATATCGGCGCAGTTTATCAGGCGCCCATCCGCCTGGAACGAGCACAGCATCATAATCGTCAGCTTGAATGGAATAAAAATCTGCATCGGATACGGCAGGCACTCCATACTTGCCGGTGTACTCATGATCTGCTTTTTCTCCTACGAGATGGACGGTTGCGCCCTCCTCTCTTAAACGTAGAACTGGATACCATAGCTCTAAATCTTCAAAATCATCACTCACAAACGCAATGACCTTCTTATCTGATAAACGCATAACATCTCTCCTTTTCTTCCGATTTCCTCTATTGTACGAGATCATCTCTTAAAAAGAAAAGCGGTTCCCCTTGAGGAGAACCACTTTCATTATTCATTGATCTTGAATTTTTTAATTAAATCTCGCAGCTCTTCCGCCATTTGGGAAAGAGTCGTAGAGGAAGAACTAATCTCTTCCATAGAAGCGAGCTGCTCTTCAGCAGATGCCGCGATATCTTGGATGCTTGCTGAACTCTCTCTCGATACATCTGCAATGTCATTGACTGCTCGAGAAATTTGCTCAGATCCTTTTGAAAGCTCGCGTACCGTTGTATTCATTTCATTAATTCTTGTTGCGATTTCCGCTGTTTGCTGGTTAATTTGTGAGAAGCTTTCTTTCGTTTGGTCTGTAATAGAAAGACCATTTTTCACTTCTTCATTCACCGATTTGAACATATTTTGAGATGTTTCAATTTCAGATACAATTTCTTTCACGAGCTTTTCAATCTCTTTTGCTGAATCTGATGATTGAACCGCTAGTTTACGTACTTCTTCTGCGACAACCGAAAAGCCTCTGCCTGACTCGCCTGCACGTGCTGCTTCGATGGCTGCATTAAGTGCGAGTAAATTCGTTTGATCTGCAATGCCGTTAATCACACCTAGGATGTTTGTGATATCTTTTGATTTATGCTCTAGTCCGTTGATCACACCTTCAGCTTCTTTCACTGAATGGTCGATTGTTTTCATTTGGCCAACTGTTTGCTCCACAAGCTGTCCGCCTGTTTCCGCTACTGTTTTTGATTGAACAGATGACGCCGTGATCACATCAGAGGTTTGTGCGACTTCGTTCAGTCCTTCATTCATTTGTTTCAAATGGGCCGCACTTTGTTCAACCATTTCGCTTTGATTTTCGTTGCCGTTTGAGAATGTTTCAATAGATGATGTAATATGTTCTGTTGCCTTTGTTGTTTGACCTGCGCTTGCCGTCAGTTCTTCAGATGATGAAGCCACGTTTTCAACAGATGTTTGTACGGCTTGAATGACATCTCTTAGTGACTCACTCATTTCATTAAAGCTTGTGCCAAGCTGTCCAATTTCATCTTGTGACCTGACGTCAATTTTTTCTGTCAAATCTCCCTCACTGATCTTCTTCGAAGATGAGACAAGCATGGAAAGTGGTTTTGTAATCGAACGGATGATAAAGAAGATAAGAATACCGCCAATGATGAGGGCGCCGGCTAAAATAATGGTGGCCATGTTAAAGACTGGCTGCGCAGCTTCTTCTACTTCACTTACAAACATTGTACCGACAATCTTCCAGCCAGTTGCCTTATTTGTGGTGAACTCCATTTGCTTTTCTTTTCCTTCAAACATATAACTCATAGATCCTTTATCTTGTGAATAGAGTTTTTCTAACCACTCACCAGATAATTTGGACCCAGCTTTTTTCGTTGGATGGGCAACAAAGGTACGATCAGGGCTTCCGATAAAGGCATAGCCTTGTTTACCAATGTTAATACTATTTGACTCTTTCACTAGATTCGCAATGTCTAGGTTCATCGCAATGACACCTGATCCGTCCTCTAGTTTTTTAGAGATTGTCACAACAAGAGTACCGGTTGATGCGGTTGGGTACGGAGCTGAAACAGACAGCTCACCGTTTTTCGCCCAGCCATCTTTATACCAATCTCGCTCAGTTGCGACATAGTCAGCAGGCATTTTTTTATGAGGATATCTTGAAAATACTTTGCCATCACTTGAAGCGACAAAAATGCCTTCTGTGTCATCATTCATACTCATGAACTGCTCAAAGCGTCCTTGAATATCAGTCGTTCCTTTTTGCTTGAGTTTTTTCTTCGTGATCCATTGACTAAAGAAATCGGCCGCGTCTGTTTTCACTTTCACAACCTTCGTAATATTTTTATCTAGCTGCTCTACATTTTCCTTTGCGCTTTGCATGATTTGATCATTTAAGGAGGTGCTCGCAGTATGATATGACGAGTATGCCAATACAATGATTGGGCATAAGAGAATAAATAAGAAAGAGAATACGAGCTTTTTTGAAATAGATGGCTTTCGGAAATACTGTATGAATTTCATAAAAAAGAAAACTCCTTTTAGTAAGATAGTATATATATCGGAAGTACTACTAGGTTGTTTACTTTTTTAACTTATTAAAGTCTAAATAAGTCCAAAATACCCAATTTATATGCAGTGAAAGGAAAAACACCTGACGCCAAAACGTCAGGTGTTTCACTACACCTCTTACATTTTAAATTGTTTAATGAGCTCTCTTAATTCTTCTGCCATCTGTGATAAAGTGGCAGAGGATGAGCTGATTTCTTCCATTGATGCCAGCTGTTCTTCTGCAGAAGCCGCAATATCTTGGAAGCCTGCAGAGCTTTCTCGTGAAAGCTCTTTGATCTGATTGACCGCATGTGAAATATCGTTCGAGCCATGTGAAAGCTCTTTGGCTGATCCGTTCATTTGTTTCATTTGTTCAGTCAATTCAGATGTTTTATGGGTGATTTTCTCAAAACTCACTTTTGTTTCATCTGTCATGTTTAATCCAGACTGAACTTCACCCGCTACTTGTTTAAACATTTTTTGTGATTTTTCAATTTCCTCTACAATCTCGTTCGTCAGGCTTTCAATTTCTTTTGAAGAGCTTCCTGATTGCTCTGCCAGCTTGCGAACTTCTTCTGCGACAACAGAGAAGCCTCTGCCTGCCTCACCTGCTCGTGCGGCTTCTATCGCTGCATTTAAGGCAAGAAGGTTCGTTTGGTCTGCGATGCCGTTGATGACACCTAGAATGTTTGTAATGTCCT encodes:
- a CDS encoding Gfo/Idh/MocA family protein yields the protein MIRFAVIGTNWITDRFLQAGEGITDFTCTAVYSRSAEKGQAFAEKYGIDTVFTSLQKMAESDAFDAVYIASPNALHKEQAMLMMEHQKHVLCEKPLASHRKEAEQMIAAAKKHQVCLMEAMKTTFLPNFLQIKQHLDQLGPIRQVVAHYCKYSSRYDAYRDGEIPNAFKPELSNGSLMDIGVYLVFPAIYLFGLPNQITARGYKLSSGVDGSGSLLLQYDGHQALLFHSKISTSHLSAEIQGEDATMVIDQFHRPSRITIHDRHGHQTDISLKDDQPAMYYEIDHFIECIQQGKGQSPVNAFALSVQTISVMDEARRQMGITYPADRHT
- a CDS encoding type 1 glutamine amidotransferase domain-containing protein; this translates as MRLSDKKVIAFVSDDFEDLELWYPVLRLREEGATVHLVGEKADHEYTGKYGVPAVSDADFYSIQADDYDAVLVPGGWAPDKLRRYPEVLDIVRTFDAKGKPIGQICHAGWVLISAGILQGKKVTSTPGIKDDMTNAGADWFDEAVVTDEHLVSSRRPPDLPPYVKAFADVLAAK
- the tlpB gene encoding methyl-accepting chemotaxis protein TlpB codes for the protein MKFIQYFRKPSISKKLVFSFLFILLCPIIVLAYSSYHTASTSLNDQIMQSAKENVEQLDKNITKVVKVKTDAADFFSQWITKKKLKQKGTTDIQGRFEQFMSMNDDTEGIFVASSDGKVFSRYPHKKMPADYVATERDWYKDGWAKNGELSVSAPYPTASTGTLVVTISKKLEDGSGVIAMNLDIANLVKESNSINIGKQGYAFIGSPDRTFVAHPTKKAGSKLSGEWLEKLYSQDKGSMSYMFEGKEKQMEFTTNKATGWKIVGTMFVSEVEEAAQPVFNMATIILAGALIIGGILIFFIIRSITKPLSMLVSSSKKISEGDLTEKIDVRSQDEIGQLGTSFNEMSESLRDVIQAVQTSVENVASSSEELTASAGQTTKATEHITSSIETFSNGNENQSEMVEQSAAHLKQMNEGLNEVAQTSDVITASSVQSKTVAETGGQLVEQTVGQMKTIDHSVKEAEGVINGLEHKSKDITNILGVINGIADQTNLLALNAAIEAARAGESGRGFSVVAEEVRKLAVQSSDSAKEIEKLVKEIVSEIETSQNMFKSVNEEVKNGLSITDQTKESFSQINQQTAEIATRINEMNTTVRELSKGSEQISRAVNDIADVSRESSASIQDIAASAEEQLASMEEISSSSTTLSQMAEELRDLIKKFKINE
- a CDS encoding methyl-accepting chemotaxis protein gives rise to the protein MSAKLKQVIQAVQNSIENVAASSEELTASAGQTAQATEHITSSIEQFSNSTEHQNDMIEKSSVQLNEMDRSLSHMVDTTSHMRESSIESSKTAQAGGELVQKTAGQMQTIEQAVKEAELVIAGLEQKSKDITNILGVINGIADQTNLLALNAAIEAARAGEAGRGFSVVAEEVRKLAEQSGSSSKEIESLTNEIVEEIEKSQKMFKQVAGEVQSGLNMTDETKVSFEKITHKTSELTEQMKQMNGSAKELSHGSNDISHAVNQIKELSRESSAGFQDIAASAEEQLASMEEISSSSATLSQMAEELRELIKQFKM